The genomic stretch GTAAGGTGTATGCAGGCGCCAGATGCCGCTACCTTTGTCGCAGGAGCTGAACGGCGCCGGTAGCGCGGCGTAGCCGCCCCAGATGCTACATATCACGCAGACCCGCCCCCTTCCCTGCACGACATTACGATATTAACGCGACGCTGGAGCCTTTGTGCGCGGTCGGAGTGACCACAGCAAGGCGAAGCCGCAGATGGGGTGTATCTCCGCGTTAGCGAGCCGTGAGGCCGCTTACGAGCGTGTCACTCATTTCTTCAGCGAAGCTACTTACAGCGACACCATATTATAGTTACAACATCCATCATTAAAAGCGATGCAGTTCCGGCCCGTAGGGCCGGGGCGGCGGGGCTTTTCAGTGGTCGGGGGCAGCGCTAAGGTTTCAAATTTGCACGGGACCGGTGTTTAGTGACGCCTGGACGTATGTTGTAACTATGTTCTGCCGCATCCGCCGGTGGCGGATTTGTCCAATCCCTCAAAGCTCACAGGCGTCACTGTGGTCTTCTCACTATTCTGTTCTCACTGCCCCATGCGTTAGCGTGGGGTGCTAACTCTGTCGTTCTCTGAACGGCGTGGCTGTTCCGGCTGCAGCAAGTGAAGTCCTCTGTGTTGTTTTCCACAGTGTTTACGGAGATAAGGGATCTCCCTGAAACGAAGTGAACAGGGATAAAAGAAGGGGGTTAAGAATAAATTGCGGAATCTCCTTTACTCATTTGTGGGTTTCTTCGCTTATTCGTTTGCGGATTTCTGTTCATAACTCACTGTCACGGTGTCGATATTCGTGTGTAAAGTCCATTCCTGGACCTTTGAGCAAAAAAAGAGTCCTGCGGTGGTTAAATTCGCGCCGTTTCAATAGATGACAGGAAACACAAACAGCCCCCGGAGGGGCTTTCGTTGAGTTATTCGAAGGGTTGTTTCGCTAAGAAGGCGATGCCTCGAACAACTTCAGCTGGTAGAGGCGCTGAATGGCCAGCTGCTCAAGTCGTTCTGACGTGCACCAATATGCCTCGTCAGGGGGCATGGTCTTTAAGATGGACTTGCTCATCTCATACACCTGGCTGTCACGGGGAAGCCGGGCAAGGCGGTTGGCTCGTTTGCGCTCGGCACCTTTCTTACGGCGAAACTTCAGGGCGGCCAGGGTGCAGTTTTCTGCCCAGCGGCGTCTGGC from Scandinavium goeteborgense encodes the following:
- the repA gene encoding plasmid replication initiator RepA, producing MHDGEDISPAHARRRWAENCTLAALKFRRKKGAERKRANRLARLPRDSQVYEMSKSILKTMPPDEAYWCTSERLEQLAIQRLYQLKLFEASPS